The DNA segment CTCACCCAGCCCGTGTCCTCCGACCCAAACTCTCCTTCCATGAAACGCTCGTAGAAATTCCAGGCCTTCTCCTCCGAGTAGCCGTATGAATCGAACACCTCGCCTTCGCCAAACATGCGGGGATCGCCCTGCTCCCGCAAGAGCGACTCCATCCTCTCCCTGAGCCCCTGCCGCAAGGCGTCAAAGCTCGCTTCACCCTGCAAGTTGAGCAGACACTCGGGATCCAAGCGTACATCGTAAAGCTCTTCTTCTACCTTGCGCTTGCCAAACGAAAGCGTCCAGTAGGAGCGGTCCACCTGCGAACGAAACAGTTCCAAGATAGTCGTTTTCGTCGGCGACCCATCTACGTCAAGGTAGCCCAGCTCAGGATTTCCCGCCGGCCACCGATCAATCGCATAATTGCGCAAAAACAAGTGGCCGTCGCTCACGATACCGCGAACGGGATACCCTTGGTTCTGCGGCCGCGAATAGTCATGGCGTTCCTTGCCGATTAAGACGTAGTTACGATCTGGATTCACCTGACCGGAACGTTCGGAAGCGAAGATGTCGGTCAAGCTGCGACCGGGAGACGGACTCATTCCGGAATTCTCAAAAGGGATTCCCGCAAGCTCGAGAAAAGTGGGAGCGAAGTCGATAAAGCTCACGTAGTCTTCGATCCTTCGACCCGAACTAGGAATACCTTGCGGCCACATTACGGCGAGCGGCATATGGATGGAGTACTCGTACTTCTGGGCCTTGGCTCGCGGGAAAGGCATACCATTGTCCGAAGTGACAAGTACGACCGTATTCTCCAGCAATCCTCGCCGCTCCAAGGCTTCAAGCATAAGCCCCAAGTGCCTATCAGCATGCTCGATCTCGAACGCGTAATCGAGCATGTCGTTTCTCACCTTGTCGTTATCGGGCCAAAAACGCGGAACCGTCTCTATCGCTTCCAAGGACTTCCCTCCACGATGGCGACCACTACCGTATTCATATTTTCGATGCGGCTCATGGGCCCCAAACCAAAAGAACCAAGGCGTCCCCTCGCCCAGAGCGTCCAAGAAGGACTCGAAGTTAGCTGCGTAGTCCTTGCCGGAAATTCCATGGCTTGGAGCAGCCTCCAAGTTCAGCTTGTTGTAGCTCTCCCCAATCAGCTTGCGGACCTTTCCATCGACTTCACCTGGATTTCCCGGCCCCCAACCTTTCCCCGTTTTTCCCGTCGCATAGCCTGCGTCTCGCAACGCTTCGGGAAAGGTTTTGAACGTCGCCGGAAAGTTGACCACGTGATTGGCAGCCTCCTCCAATTGCCAAGAGTTCCGACCGGTCAATATGGACGACCGTGACGGGGCGCACTTGGCATTGGGCGTGTACGCGTTTTGGAAGAGCAAGCCTTCTCGGGCGACTCGATCAAATGCCGGCGTATCCACCCATGTACATCCGTAGGCGCCAAAATGTGGATACGAAGCATCGTCTAAGATACAGAACAATATGTTCGGCCTCGCCTCCCACGAATTCTCATTGTCCACCTCAGCTGAAGCATGTGCTAACGAAAGGCCTAGCGACATCAACCAAGCCCCAATTCGCACAGCTCCCCACCCCAGCCATCGATTCGCAAGCAATTCCATACCCTCCTCCCTAGCTCGCCCTTCAACTTTTGCAAGAGCCCAAGAAGCGTTGAGCCCTTGCAGCCCGCTGACGGGAAATTTATCTGCGCAGAGCTAGGGCGGCGTGTTAACGAACAACCTCAACGCGAAGGACCAAGCCACTTCTCGACGCGGGCTTTTTGCTTTTCGGTCAAATCCTTGCGGAGGCGCAAACGCCACGTCTCGGTCGGTTCCTCCCCGAGCCTGGCCTTCAATGTCTTCAAGAGTCCCCGGCGCGCCACTAGCAATTCCACTTCGGCGCCCGCCCCCAACAGGGCGCAAATTCGCTTCAGCTGCCTAGCGTCTACACGGTTTCCATTGATTGCGATGATCTCGTCGTCCACGCAAAGCCCCGCCTCCGACGCCGGGGTATCGCTCGGAACGGAAGTCACCGACAACGCCCCTTCGCTTTCCTTTGTCGACGCGCCTAACCATCCTTTGGGCCGATCCTCAGGCTCTCCCTCGACTGGAAAGTATCCGGAATTCACTGACGTTTTCGGTTCTTCGAACTCCAGTCCAAACCAGTCGAGGGCTGGCTGGTAGTCGAATGCCCCCGGTTCGCGAACCAGCTCGTTAAACCACTCACCCAAATCGTCTCCCGCCACCTCGCTGGCAAGTTCGATGAACTCGCTTTCCGTGTAGCCATGTTCGCCGCTGAAACGTTCATAGGCGAGCCGCAACACGTCGTCGAGCGAGACCCGGCCGTCGCTTCTTCTCTGGATTTCTGCGTCTATCAGAAAGCCCGCCACCGCGCCCCCAGAATAATAGCTAAAGAGGGTATTGACCGAGTTTTCGTCGCGTCGATAGGCCTTGATCCAAGCATCGTAAGAGGAGTCGCTCAACGACTGTACCAAGCGGCCAGGAGTGCGCTGCGTCCCGGCAATCGATCCGCTCAGCGCTCCTAAATATTGATCGTGAGTATTGTAACCCGCTCTGGCGAGCAGCACATGCTGGTAGTAGCTGGTGATGCCTTCCACGATCCAAAGCGACGGAGTGTAGTTCTCATGCTCGTACTCGAAGGGACCGAGCTCGACCGGCCGCAGGCGCTTGCCATTCCAAACGTGGAAAAACTCGTGGCTTACCAAAGAAAGCCAAGACCGGATCCCTCCTCGGTTTTTGGAGTACCAGCGATCCGCCGTCATCACCATGGATTGGCGATGTTCCAATCCGCCTCTGGACCCGGTAAGGAAATTAAAAACGTAATAAGGTTTCGAATACGGTAGGCTTCCCCAGAAGTCTCTCTGAACCTCTATTACCCTTTGTACGTTGCGTGCAGCCCGAGCGTTTTCCCAAACAGTCCCGCCTCCCAGCGTGACGAGGTAGTGCTCCACTCCATCCACCTCGAAGCCATCCACCTGAGGTGAACCAGCGACGACCGGGCTGTCGACCAAAGTGTCGAAATCGGGCGAACGGTACAGGTTGCGCGCTCCTGCCGGAGGAAGCGGCGAACAGCTCCGCTGCCAGCCATCCGGCAATACAAGCTTCACTTCGTAGGGACGCTGGAAGTCATCCACTACCGAGAGGTAAGTAGGCGCTCCGTTGATCACCGCAAACTCGGCTTCCACCCAATTCGACCTAACGTTGATCTCTCGACAATAGAGCCGGTAGCGTACCTCGATGCGCTTGCTGTCGCCAGCTGCTATGCTCCAGCGGTTTTTGTTGAGCTTCTTCGCCTCCAGCTCGCGGCCTTCTCCGTCGCTGGCTTCCAAGGAAATGATATTGCGCGAGTATTCGCGTACCAAATACGAACCAGGCGTCCAAACTGGCATAAACAACTGCACCTCTCCGGGCTCTTCCAACGGAATCTCAGCCCTTACGTCCATGTAGTGGTTCTTCGCGTCGCCAAATTCCAGCGTGTAACGAATCGCCTCCCGCTCCGCCAAAACAATCGAGGGCACAGAGATGCCAACCACCCAAAGCAAGATTACGCAAACTCTCATCATGCAAAAACCATGCAGCTTCGCTGTCCTAGGAGCGAGACTTTGCCTGTTTATCGTAAAACGCAACCGCTGTCATTCGCCTCGAGCACGGCGATTTCGGAGAAATTGACCGGGTGTTTCACCTGCCCGTTTCTTGAAAACACGATAGAAATAGGCTGGGTCATTGAAACCAGACTCATAGCAAGCATACAAGATGTGTCCGGTTTCCAGGAGGCGCTGGCTCGCATACTCGACCCGCTTGCCAAGCAAGTATTGGTTGAACGATTCACCCGATTGACGCTTGAACAAGTCGGTAAAGCGACGAGGCGAAAGCTGGCATTGAGACGCCATTTCTTCGATTCGCAATGGCAAATACGGGTGCTCATCGACGTACTCGATCGCAGCGGCAACTGCCCTCTCGCTGCGATTTTCTCGATTTCGGCTAATCTCGCATTGCCCGCGACCAAACCGTACCAGCAACTCTCCGACCGTTGCCTGCATGGAGCTCAACCAACCGATTCGTTTCTGCCTATTCTCACGGAGAGCACTACGCATCAGCTCCACCATTAAAGCTTCGTGAAAACTGGAACGGGGACGCAGAGGGGCACCTATATCATTCTCCTGAATTGCCGTATTCCACAATTCTCCCCAATCCCTGCCTAGAGCTTCGAACCAAGGTTCTTCAAGACAGATGATCACAAGCGTTAAGGGTTCTTTTCGGTCGTCTACAAAGCGGTGTGACCACCCCGAGGGTAACAAGAGAAAGTCTCCCCTCTCGATTACATGGGATCTGCGTTCCCCAGCCAACAACCCCTTACCCACTGCTACCCAACAAATTTTGCGAAAAGGCCATACCCCCATCGCCATCTCAAAATCGACGTCATGGTGACTCTCAATGACCGCTACCCCCTCTCGCCCCAAGCTGACCTCTGCCGGTTTGAGACGTCGCTCCGAATTCATCTTACCACCCTCCATTGCCAGATAATACAATTCGTTTTGGTCGAGAGTTCCAAGAAATAATCTTCGTTTTCCGCTAAGCTTTTCAACATCCCCCGCAACGTCACCCCATCGCGCCTCCCTATCCTGAGAATGTCAGCCAAACCGCCCGGGATTCCCTACCTAAAATAAAAGAAGAAAAACCCAAAAAACACCAGTTTATGAATACAGGAAAGTTCCAAAGCCTAGAGCAAAAACTCCAAAACTACTCCAATCCCGTAGAAATGCTCCGCCACGCAAAAGTTGGCGGCTACGCATTCCCCTTTCCCGGAGAATACACGAACTGGCGCGACGAGCAGGAAGCCTGGACCAAGAGCGTCGTCATCTTCGACCAGTCCTTCCACATGACCGACGTCTACTTCGAGGGGCCTGACGTCAAACGGCTCATATCGGACCTCGGAGTCAACACCATGAAAAACTTCGGGGCGAACAAAGCCAAGCAGCTCGTCACTTGCACTCCGGAAGGCAACGTTATCGGAGACGCCATCTTGTTTGGCCATACCGACGAGAAAATCAGCGTAGTTGGACGGCCTTCCGTTCCCAACTGGGTCGACTTCAATGCCCGGACCGGAAACTACGACGTCGAAATCACCCGTGACGAGCGCACCGTCAGCAACGCGGCGGACCGATTGATCTATCGCTACCAGATTCAGGGTCCAAACGCCTTGGACCTCATCGCCAAAGCCAGCGGCAGCCCGCTTCCTGACATCAAGTTCTTCAACTTGGGTGACATCAAGATCGCCGGCAAAAACGTTCGCGCCTTGAACCACAGCATGTCTCGCTCGAAAGGGCTCGAATTGCACGGCCCGATCGAGGATCGCGAAGCTGTGCTGGAGGCCATCCTTGCGGTAGGCGAAGAGTTCGGACTGCGCCGTGGTGGCAGCCGGTCCTACTCCACCGTCTCGCCAGAAAGCGGTTGGATTCCCTCCCCCATGCCCGCGATCTACTCTGGAGATTCCATGAAGCCTTACCGCGAATGGCTCTCCGCCTCCGGCTTCGAGGCAAACGCCTCCCTAGGTGGCAGCTTCTACTCGTCCAACATCGAGGACTACTACCAGACGCCATGGGATCTTGGATACGGACGCCACGTCAAGTTCGATCACGACTTCATAGGTCGCGAAGCGCTGGAGAAAAAAGCGGAGATGCCGCACCGCCAAAAGGTTTGGCTGCAGTGGAACGACGAAGACGTCATGCGCGTTTTCGCCAGCCAGCTTGGCGACGGCGACCGCTTCAAATACATGGAAACGCCGAACGCCTACTATTCCATCCTCCCATTCGACAAAATTCTGCTCGGCGACCAAATGGTCGGGCTCTCTACCTACACTGTATTCACAGCAAACGTACGCCATTGGTTCTCCCTTGCCATGGTTGACGAGGCGGTCGTGGAGGATGGCAAGGAGGTTCGCGTCGTTTGGGGAGAAGAAGATGGCGGCTCGAACAAACCTATCGTCGAACCGCACGTGCAAACTGAAATCCGCGCCACGATAAGCACCAAACGCCTCAATGAGCGATCCTGAGAAAGTAAGCTTTCGCCTCGTTGCGAGCTGCCCCGATCAAGCTGGAATCGTGGCGAAGGTTTCGGTCTTCATCGCGTCTCGCAACGCCTCCATCGTGGAGGCGGGCCAGTACGAAGACCCACGCACGCGCACCTTCTTCATGCGCTACGTCGTCAGCGCGCTGGACCACGACTTCTCGCTTGCCGCGTTTTCCTCAGAATTCGAACCAGTCGCTAAGTCGCTGCAGATGCAATGGCGGATCGCCAACGCGTCTGAAAAGCAACGAGCGGTCATTCTCGTCAGCAAGTTCGACCATTGCCTCGCCTACCTGCTACATCGCTGGAGGGTCGGCGACCTCCCCTTCGAACTGCCCTGCGTGATTTCCAACCACGATTCCCTGCGCAATCTGGTCGAGTGGTACGACGTGCCCTTCCACCACATCCCGATCGACAAGGCGAACAAACAAGCTGGTTTCCAGGCCACTGCCGACAAGATCGAGGAAGCTGGCCCTGACGTCATCGTACTCGCTCGCTACATGCAGATCTTCCCCCCTTGGCTCTGCTCAAAGTATCGCCATCGAGTCATAAACATTCACCACAGCTTCCTTCCCTCGTTTGTTGGGGCGAGGCCCTACCACCAAGCCGAGAAGCGAGGCGTCAAGCTAATCGGCGCCACCTGCCATTACGTAACCGAGGAGTTAGATGCCGGCCCTATCATCGAACAGGATATCGTTCGCATCAAACACAACGACACCATTGCGGACATGATGCGGCAGGGCAAGGACGTGGAAAACCGCGTATTGTCAATAGGACTACGCTACCACTTGGAAGACCGAATTCTCGTCCAAGGAAACAAAACAATCGTATTCGACTAAGCAACACAGCCTTTCAGCCAATGCAGCATCATAACAACTTCTCGCAGCCGGAGTGGACACTGGAGATCGTTCCCTCTCACGCGGATCGAGTAACGATCTTCAAGGATATTGTACGCGAAATATTCGTGACCATGATACCGGGAAGCTCAACTCTCGACAGTATCGAGGCTCTGGAAATCGTGAAAGATGCGGGTTTCACACCCGTACCACACATAGCGGCACGAAATTTCGAAAGCGAGGCGGAGCTAAAGTGCTTTCTCGCCAAAACCAAGGAACTGGGCATTCGCAAGGTACTTCTTCTCGCGGGAGGACAAGCCAGAGCGGAGGGTCCTTTCTCGGAAGCCTTGGACATCATCAAGCATCCTAGCTTTGCCACGAGCGGCATCCAAACCGCCTGCATCGCCGGACATCCGGAGGGAAACCCGGAAGATCCAAACTGCTGGAAAAACCTAGAAAAGAAGGTTCAACGACTTCGCGTGATGGGAATCGACACCGAAATCGTCACCCAATGGAGTTTCTCTCCAGAAAGTGTTTCCAACTTCCTTGCAGCGCTCAAGGCGAGGGGTATAGAGGCTCCTGTCCGGGTCGGAGTCGCCGGTCCAGCATCGCTCAAAACGCTGATCAAGTACGCAAAGGTTTGCGGGGTAAACGCAGCGACAACGGTGATGAAGAAACAAGGTTTCAATATGGCCCGTCTTCTCGTATCCAACAACCCAAACAAGTTCGTTTCCAAGGTGCACGGGTCTCACCTCTTTCACCTCTATCCATTCGGTGGATTGCAAAAATGCGCGACTTGGTTAGAAAATGAGGTAGCGGGCGTCAATGCCTAGCCCCGAACAGGACGACCCAGTTCAACTGAAAAAAAACGACCTCAAGACAAAATGCCAAGCGAACTCCAAAAAATCCCTAGCCAACCAGAGATCCTCACCACCACCGTCGGATCTTATAGCCCGATTGACTGGCTTGCCGCCCTCCCCAGCGAGCAGGCGGTGCTGGACGCTACCGCGGTCGTCATCCATACCCAACAGTCATGCGGCATCGACCTGCCGACCGACGGCGAACTCTATCGATTCGACGTCAACCACCCCGATACCAACGGGATGATCGAGTACTTCATTTCACGTATCGGCGGTATCGATACACAAGTAGGCATCTCCGATTCGAAAGCCTTTCGGAAAAAGAAGGAAATGGGATTCCGGCGCAAACCAGCAGGAGTCGTACGTGGCCCGCTCAACGAAGGTTCGCTGGACTTGGAGGAAGCCTGCGCCCGGTCCGCCTCCGTAGCCAACGGCCCGCTCAAGTTTACCTTGACCAGCCCCTATATGCTCGCCCGCACCTTGCTGGACACGCACTACGGAAGTCTCGAAGACCTCACCCTTGCCATCGCCGACACCTTGGCGGAGCAGGTGTCCGAACTGCCTTGCGCCTGCGTGCAAGTCGACGAAGCCAACATTCCGGGCAGTCCGGAAAACGCGCCGCTGGCCCAGGAAGCGATCAACCGGATCCTTCGCAAAGTGAATGCGGAGCGAGCCGTCCATTTCTGCTTTGGAAACTATGGCGGCCAATCGATACAAGCAGGCGGCTGGAAAGCGCTGACTGACTTCTTGAACGGGCTCGAAACCGACCACCTCGTCCTCGAGCTAGCCCATCGACCCAAGAGTGACTTGTTGGCGCTCAAGGAAATCGACCCTAAAATAAAACTAGGACTCGGTGTCATCGACATTAAGGTAAACCATGTCGAAACCGCTGACCAAGTGGCTGCCCGCATCGAGGAAGCTGCCAAGGTCGTCGGCGCTGACCGTATCGGCTGGGTTCACCCGGACTGCGGATTTTGGATGCTCAAGCGCTCGATTGCCGACCGCAAGCTAGAGGCACTCGTGCAAGGTCGCGACAAGTTCCTCGGACGCTAGAGCTAGGACCGCGACAGCTGCGAGAAAGGCTCGTCACCGCAAACAGTCATAGCCCTATGCTTGGTATCGGTTTCCTCAACCTTGTCGTTCTCATCGCGTACCTGCTGGGCGTAACGCTTCTTGGAACGCTCTCCATGAGGAAAATCAAGGGCATGAGCGACTTCATCATGCCGCGGCGCTTCGGCAAGTGGATGATGACCATGCATGCCTTCGGCTCGGGAACTCACTCGGACCAAGCCGTAAGCGTCGCCTCCAAGACCTACACCAACGGGCTCTCGGGAATCTGGTACCAGTGGCTCTACCTTTTCGGCACGCCCTTCTACTGGCTGATCGCCCCCATGATGCGGCGCTTTCGGGCCCTCACCACCGCAGACATCTTCGAACTCCGCTACAATCGTAGCGTGGCCATGCTCTATTCCGTAATCAGTATTGGAATGATGGTGACAACGATCGGCTTGATGCTCAAAGGCTCCGGAGCCGTCATCTCAGGAGCGAGCGGAGGCGTTATTTCCCCGAATATTGCCATCATCCTGATGACGGTGCTCTTTGTTGGATACGGTACCGCTGGAGGCTTGGGGGGAGCGATCGTGACCGATTTCGTGCAAGGAATCATGACGATCATCTTCTCCTTCCTGCTGCTCCCCTTCGTGCTCAGCGCTACTGGCGGCATGCAGGGCGTTCGCCAAACCGTAGCCGACCCGCAGGTATTCTCGCTCGTCGCCCCCAGCGAAATCGGATTCTTTTACATCGTTGCCATCGCCATAAACGGTCTGATCGGTATCGTTACCCAGCCCCACATACTCTCCAGCTGCGCCGCCGGAAAAACCGAACGCGAGGGTCAGTTCGGTTTCGTGGTCGGCAGCTTCACCAAACGCTTCTGCACCGTAGCTTGGTGCCTGACCGGTCTGGCAGGCATCGCCTACTACGCAGGACAGGACATCGACCCCGACCACCTCTATGGCATGCTCTCCCGCGAGTTTTTTCCTGAAATCATGCCCGGACTTCTGGGCTTGTTCATCGCCACCCTCCTAGCCTCCGTCATGAGCTCCTGCGATTCCTTCATGATCTCCGCCTCGGCCCTATTCACTGAAAACATCTACAAGCCGCTGCGTTCCAAGAAGAGCGACCGTCACTACCTATGGGCAGCCCGCGCCATGTCGGTGGTGGTCGTGCTGCTTGGCGTGCTCTACGCGTATTCACTATCCGGAGTCATAGAAGGACTCGAGTTCCTCTGGAAAATCGGGCCGATGATGGGAATCGCCTTTTGGCTCGGCCTCTTCTGGCGACGGACTACCTCGGCCGCAGCCTGGGCCTCCACCCTTACCGCCCTCATGGTGTGGTGGCTGAGTTCCCAGCCATTCTTTGCCTCGTGGCTCGCCCACTTCGACTTCGCTCGCAGTTGGCGCATCGTAGTCGAAACGCAGGGAACAACTGAAATCTACCTGCCCTGGCAGATGACCGCCTATCTCAGCCTTGGATTCCTAGTCGGCATCGCAACCAGTTTCTGCACACAGAGAACTGCTGCCGAGAAGCTGGACCGCTACTACGCCCTGCAGCGCACTCCGGTACTCGAGCAAGAGGACAATAGCGCCTTACCCTGCACCCTCCCAGAGGGAACCCAACCGCTCCCCCGCAAAACGCTTTTTCCAAACACGGAACTGGAACTCTCCCTCCCCAGCAAACGCTCTCTCGTAGGATTTGCCGCAGGCTGGCTCTGTGTTGCCGCCATCATCCTCAGCCTCTACTGGATCGCAGCCGCCTGAACAATCTTTGCCCCTTGGGGCACAAGCTTTAATTCCCCTACAGCTTCAGCAACGATGCTGAATCCAAGTCCAAGAAGAGCCGAGCGTTGGGGTGTTGGCGACAGAGCGTGGCCGGACAGTGTCCTCCGATTGGCCCCTCCACCGCTGCTTTTACTGCCGCGGCTTTCGTCTTGGCTGGTATCACCCCACTCAATACACCTGCTGTCGAAAAAACCTTCAGAGTTAAGGTGATCGCATGCGTTGGCACCTCATCGATGCTCGCAAAACAACCATCGTTGACCTGTTGCTGGCGACAGGTTTGGTCAAGCTGGACCACTTTGGCCCACTGTTGCTCCGAAAAATCGGCTGGGGGATCGTTGAAGGCGAGGTGCCCGTTTTCGCCAAACCCAAGGCAAACAAGGTCGATTGGAGCTTCACCCAGCAAGCCGTTCAATCGTTCGCACTCCGCCTTAGCATCCGGAGTTTCACCTCGAATCTCGTGAAATGCCTTCACGGATACATGCTTCAGAAAATGCTCGTACTGGTAGTTGCGAAAGCTCTGATCGTGGCTCGCCGACAATCCGATATACTCGTCCATGTGAAATACAACGACTCGTCCCCAGTCCACTTTGTCGCGGTTGGCAGCGCTCGTCAGGGCCGCAAAGAACTCGTCCTGCGAGGGAGCGCTGCCCACCACGATTCGCACCTCTTCCTTCGTCTTTAGCAAGCTCTCCAACGTGTCCGTCACGTAGGCAGCTGCGGCTCCGCCCATTCCGGGCCGTGATGGGTAGACCCCCACCTTTAAGCTGCCGCTTTTCACTTCCTTGATCGGTTTCTCAACTGTCATCGTTTTTCAGTTCCCTGTTTCTTCCAAAGTGATTCCGAAGTGAGCGGCGGGAGCCGTCGCGCATTGGGCAAGAGCCTCGCTTTCTTCGAGTTCGAGCCAATTCAACACGTTACGGAAAGCCCTGTCCATCGTCAGCGAGGAACCAGCAAAGCGACCGTCTCCCGGCAAGTGCACCACCCCATCTTCGCCTACTTCCAAATCGTAACCAGCGAGAGGATACACGCCGGGAGGCGATCCCGCTGCTGACATGCAATCAGTAGTGAAAAAGACCTTCCCTAGAGGTTTCGCCCGGTAAAAATTCTGAAGAACGAAGCGAGGCAAATGGATTCCGTCCGGAATCAAGCAGGCTATCAATTCGTCGCGAGCGAGCAGTCGCTGAACCACGTTGTCATGACGATGCATCTCCAGCGGAACCGCGTTTCCCAAATGGGTGGCCAGAGTCGCTCCTGCCTGAATCGCACGATCGATATCGGATTCCGAAGCGTTGGTATGTCCCAGTCCAATACGAACGCCCCTAGCCGCAGCTAAGGCAACGACCTCTTCGGATCCTCTCCGTTCCGGAGCTAAAGTCACCAGTTTCAACTTGCCTCCTGACGCATCGTAGAGACGCAGAAAGTCTGCAGCCTTGGGATCGCATGCTAGCTCCCTCGAATGAGCTCCGTGATAGCCAGTCTCGCAGGAAATCCAAGGTCCTTCGAGATGATACCCCTTCACAACCGCGGCGATACTTGGATCGCGGTTTCGCAAGCGTTCGAAATTCTCCAGCTTCCAACAAAGGCTGTCGATGCTGTCGGTGATCAAGGTTGCCAGAATTCCTACCGTATCATGCCTCTGCAAAGCCTCCACGACATGCAAAAGCTGCGGCAACTCTAAATCCGGGGATTGAAAATCAACTCCCGCGAATCCATTTACCTGCAGATCAAAAAGCTTCTGTTTCGTTCGTGACATACAACACCTTCACGTTCTCCAAATCCGCAAACCTGCAGCGGCAACTAAACCGCTGCAGGAAAACGACTCCATTGATCTGTGAACAAAAAGAAAGAGCCTCCGAACTACTCGACCCCAATCACGCCGAGATCGTAAACGTAAGCTCCCATCAGACCTCCCTCATTCCAGTTGCGACCGAGATTATCGGAATGCACCGTGCCCTCCTCGAAGGTAGACACCCATAGGCGGCCCTTTTGCTGCGGGTCGAAAACCATGGAGGTGACATTTTGAGAGGGCAGCCCCTCTCCTCTCGCCCTCCACGTTTCGCCCCCGTCGTTGGAAACCCAAACACCGGTTCCCCAACCACCAGCCGCCATCCTCGAAGCGTCAAAGGGATCCACTGCGACCGCGTATATATTGTTATTCGCTAGAGCGGGAGCTGTCTGGCTCCACGTTTTTCCGTCATTGCGAGACAAATACACGCCTTCGCCTTCCGTACCAACAATCCAAAGATCCAGGTTCGCCTCGCTGCGAGCCATACGCAGGATGACGGAACGAGGCGTGCTACGAACGCGCTTCCATGTATGAGCTCTATCGATACTTTGATAGACACCATC comes from the Pelagicoccus enzymogenes genome and includes:
- a CDS encoding sulfatase family protein; translated protein: MFCILDDASYPHFGAYGCTWVDTPAFDRVAREGLLFQNAYTPNAKCAPSRSSILTGRNSWQLEEAANHVVNFPATFKTFPEALRDAGYATGKTGKGWGPGNPGEVDGKVRKLIGESYNKLNLEAAPSHGISGKDYAANFESFLDALGEGTPWFFWFGAHEPHRKYEYGSGRHRGGKSLEAIETVPRFWPDNDKVRNDMLDYAFEIEHADRHLGLMLEALERRGLLENTVVLVTSDNGMPFPRAKAQKYEYSIHMPLAVMWPQGIPSSGRRIEDYVSFIDFAPTFLELAGIPFENSGMSPSPGRSLTDIFASERSGQVNPDRNYVLIGKERHDYSRPQNQGYPVRGIVSDGHLFLRNYAIDRWPAGNPELGYLDVDGSPTKTTILELFRSQVDRSYWTLSFGKRKVEEELYDVRLDPECLLNLQGEASFDALRQGLRERMESLLREQGDPRMFGEGEVFDSYGYSEEKAWNFYERFMEGEFGSEDTGWVSPSDYEIAPLD
- a CDS encoding M61 family metallopeptidase; translation: MMRVCVILLWVVGISVPSIVLAEREAIRYTLEFGDAKNHYMDVRAEIPLEEPGEVQLFMPVWTPGSYLVREYSRNIISLEASDGEGRELEAKKLNKNRWSIAAGDSKRIEVRYRLYCREINVRSNWVEAEFAVINGAPTYLSVVDDFQRPYEVKLVLPDGWQRSCSPLPPAGARNLYRSPDFDTLVDSPVVAGSPQVDGFEVDGVEHYLVTLGGGTVWENARAARNVQRVIEVQRDFWGSLPYSKPYYVFNFLTGSRGGLEHRQSMVMTADRWYSKNRGGIRSWLSLVSHEFFHVWNGKRLRPVELGPFEYEHENYTPSLWIVEGITSYYQHVLLARAGYNTHDQYLGALSGSIAGTQRTPGRLVQSLSDSSYDAWIKAYRRDENSVNTLFSYYSGGAVAGFLIDAEIQRRSDGRVSLDDVLRLAYERFSGEHGYTESEFIELASEVAGDDLGEWFNELVREPGAFDYQPALDWFGLEFEEPKTSVNSGYFPVEGEPEDRPKGWLGASTKESEGALSVTSVPSDTPASEAGLCVDDEIIAINGNRVDARQLKRICALLGAGAEVELLVARRGLLKTLKARLGEEPTETWRLRLRKDLTEKQKARVEKWLGPSR
- a CDS encoding AraC family transcriptional regulator, giving the protein MYYLAMEGGKMNSERRLKPAEVSLGREGVAVIESHHDVDFEMAMGVWPFRKICWVAVGKGLLAGERRSHVIERGDFLLLPSGWSHRFVDDRKEPLTLVIICLEEPWFEALGRDWGELWNTAIQENDIGAPLRPRSSFHEALMVELMRSALRENRQKRIGWLSSMQATVGELLVRFGRGQCEISRNRENRSERAVAAAIEYVDEHPYLPLRIEEMASQCQLSPRRFTDLFKRQSGESFNQYLLGKRVEYASQRLLETGHILYACYESGFNDPAYFYRVFKKRAGETPGQFLRNRRARGE
- a CDS encoding aminomethyl transferase family protein, which translates into the protein MNTGKFQSLEQKLQNYSNPVEMLRHAKVGGYAFPFPGEYTNWRDEQEAWTKSVVIFDQSFHMTDVYFEGPDVKRLISDLGVNTMKNFGANKAKQLVTCTPEGNVIGDAILFGHTDEKISVVGRPSVPNWVDFNARTGNYDVEITRDERTVSNAADRLIYRYQIQGPNALDLIAKASGSPLPDIKFFNLGDIKIAGKNVRALNHSMSRSKGLELHGPIEDREAVLEAILAVGEEFGLRRGGSRSYSTVSPESGWIPSPMPAIYSGDSMKPYREWLSASGFEANASLGGSFYSSNIEDYYQTPWDLGYGRHVKFDHDFIGREALEKKAEMPHRQKVWLQWNDEDVMRVFASQLGDGDRFKYMETPNAYYSILPFDKILLGDQMVGLSTYTVFTANVRHWFSLAMVDEAVVEDGKEVRVVWGEEDGGSNKPIVEPHVQTEIRATISTKRLNERS
- the purU gene encoding formyltetrahydrofolate deformylase, encoding MSDPEKVSFRLVASCPDQAGIVAKVSVFIASRNASIVEAGQYEDPRTRTFFMRYVVSALDHDFSLAAFSSEFEPVAKSLQMQWRIANASEKQRAVILVSKFDHCLAYLLHRWRVGDLPFELPCVISNHDSLRNLVEWYDVPFHHIPIDKANKQAGFQATADKIEEAGPDVIVLARYMQIFPPWLCSKYRHRVINIHHSFLPSFVGARPYHQAEKRGVKLIGATCHYVTEELDAGPIIEQDIVRIKHNDTIADMMRQGKDVENRVLSIGLRYHLEDRILVQGNKTIVFD
- a CDS encoding methylenetetrahydrofolate reductase, with translation MQHHNNFSQPEWTLEIVPSHADRVTIFKDIVREIFVTMIPGSSTLDSIEALEIVKDAGFTPVPHIAARNFESEAELKCFLAKTKELGIRKVLLLAGGQARAEGPFSEALDIIKHPSFATSGIQTACIAGHPEGNPEDPNCWKNLEKKVQRLRVMGIDTEIVTQWSFSPESVSNFLAALKARGIEAPVRVGVAGPASLKTLIKYAKVCGVNAATTVMKKQGFNMARLLVSNNPNKFVSKVHGSHLFHLYPFGGLQKCATWLENEVAGVNA